The DNA window ACCTACATAAATAATTATCAATAGCCTTTCTcgacaaatatcatttgatatcacttatacacagactctaaaaaagtgatacagatgaatttatttacaaaacagaaatagactcacagacatagaaaacaaacttatggttaccaaaggggaaatgaggggggagggataaattgggaattcaggattaacagatacacactactgtgtataaaatagataaacaacaaggacctactgcacagcacagggaattatatacaatatcttgtaaaaacctataatgaagaagaatctgaaaaaaatatgtacatatatatgtataactgcattattttgttgtatacctgaatcattgtaaatcaactatacttcaataaaaaaataatttaaaaagttaaaaaaaatagatagccTTTCTCTACATGAGCAGTAATCAATAAAACAATGAAAGGGAAAACTAAAGGTCTAATGAAGGGACTGAATGAATGGAAGGGAGGTCTCATATCTCATAGATTGGTATAGGCTTAGAGTTGTAAGGGTGTGTCCTGTGTGTAACAATGAGAAATACCACAAATCCttattaatgttttcaaaattatgtaaaTCTGTTTCAATTACCTTTCTATCAAGATTAGAAGGATATTAAatctcagaaatatatatatatatatatatatatatatataattttagaaaagtatGCATATTTTTCCCTATAGGGTCTTTCCTCTACCGAAGAGTTTTGAGGATTCTTATATTCCAGAAAACTGGCGGATGTCTTTTGCATTCAGGTTATCACGACTACCCTTGTGATTGTTCAAGTGCAAGTGGTATAACAGATGAGGGCAATCTCACCAACTTTGTGACAAGTTTGGgagttagtttttcttttcttatggtcACCTAGACTTTTAGCGTGTAGAGTCTCAGGGTATAGTGCTTGATGGCCCCAACACCATGAGCTGCCCCACAAGAGGTCTCACCATTTTCCAAGGCGTTTCAGTGGACTATAGTTTCCTCCCACTTGAGTAACTTATAATAGCTACATTTCTCTTGTTAACTCACCCCAGTGGAACAGTATAAAAATAGTGTATGAACTTCAATCctgatttttaagaaatgtatataaatgtctaTAGGAAGGATATTAATAGTACCAGACCTTGTTCTGTGTGTTTTATATGTATCTTCTTTAACCTCCATGTCCATCTCAGGAGTTGGGTTTAGAGAAGTGACATAACTTACTTAAATTCCCTAGGTAGAGAAGGAGGATTCGAACCTACACAGTCTACTGCCAGAGTTTATGTGCCAAATAACTATGGTCTAGTGCCTTTCCCTCCAGCTGTTAACAGCACTTACTGGAGTGGTGTGATTATAGTGGtttaaatgtcttcatttatGGTTTTTGGACACTGTCCAAATTTTCTACCCTAAATAGCGGTATTTATAATCAGCTAACTGAGATCAAGAAGTACAggatagtggttaagagcaaggTGTCTGGAGGTATcatgccaggcttccctggttcCAAACTCAGCTTTCCGccttactacctgtgtgaccaTGGGTGGTTATttcgcctctctgagcctcagtttcctcactggtagaatagaataataatagtatctacctcataggattgttgtgaggagtCAATGGGTTAAACTTGGATAAAACTAATATGGTATGCTAGGTACtctctaagtactttatatgcaGATTATTAATATTAGTTGAGTAAATGAGTAAGCAGGCTGCTGAGACTTCACATAGTCACTGATTTCACTTGTGCCCCATAAATGAGATTGTTCAGAAGGGATCTCCTTGGGTGGTTGACAACTTCTCAGAGAGAAGAACGTAGAAATATCTACCCCCATCCCCCAAATGAGATTAAATTATGGTGGGAGCTGCCAGACAGGACAAAGTTTGAGTGGGAAGGAACTGAGAAAGCTAACTTTGCAGGGGCCCTTTTCTGAAGGTTTCTCTCCTCTGGGACTCAGAGAAACCTAATTAGAAGCTTAGGGTCTGATTAGAGCACCCCAATCCGTGGCTAATCCCCCTGCCCCGGTTTTCTAATTGCCTTCACGCAGCATCCAGAATAGGACAGAGATCCAGGCACCTATTAATCGGTGCTTCTGTGGATGTTGGGGCTTATGAGCTGCAGGTGCTGAAGATGTTTATTCTTCTTATGCCTAAAAGCACCATTTGGACATCACATGTACTCCCATCCAGCCTAGTCACCCAGGGAAGGACCTCTTGGCTCTGCTGAAGGTAAGTGTGGCCAGGTTAGATCAGACAGAAAATGAACCACAGTCCAGATTCAAAAAGTACTTGACAAGTTGAATGTTGGTTTCCTGTCATCTAAAAAgggtttatctctttttttctttagagagTAGGGTCAAAGCTAGTGTGGTTTGTGAGGGAGCACAGTGTACTGGGAGTTATTCGTTTTGCTTCCTCTTGCAGTGATGCAAGACACTTAGcatctttgggtctcagtttcctcatttacacCATGGGACTGATAATGCATCTCATACCTGCTTCAGGTGATTGTTTTTAGAATCAGAAGAGACAAGGTAGGTGAGACTATGTGGAAGACTATGGAGGCTATTTCAAGTAAGGGCTTACactgagaaaagggaaagagcaaGAAGCAACTCTTGTTGAATCTCTCAGAAATTTGTAAAATTCTGGCAGGTATTTGGAATGTGATGGTACTGACATTACAGAGAGAGCTGGAAACTACATGTAGGCTCTAAAACAGAACGAGCTCCTTTGTGGGAGAATAATTTCCCCATCATTGGAATTGTTCCAGCTCCATAAAGAGTGGTCAGAAAGGGTCACCATTAGCTCAAAGGCCAGCCATCAGAGATGCCCTAGACAGGATTTCTGCTGTGGGTGGGAGGTAAATCTCAGATTCCTGCAGTTGAGAGATCATGAAGCTACGTTCTATGAGTGCTCACTAAGCCCCCCTAAAGCGTAGAGAACTGAGGTCTTTCTTTTAGGACTGGTCAGCTGGGCACTGACTTTGGGAGAAGCTCTAAGGATGTTAGGAGGTGTAAAAACCCCATCCCTTTAACCCCAGAGCTAAAGAGACCTCATGCTCCAGCCCACGCTTTTTAAGGCTGGTTCTGTCCAGGTATCCCCATCACCAgaactcctctcccctcccaatcCCCCTTTAAGGCGGAGGGCGCAGTTCACCTGTTCTCACCGCTCTCTGAGAGGCAGAGGGCTTGAGTACTTCTGGGCAACAGAAAAGCTGTGCTAAGACTCTGAAAAGGTGACGCAGCCTAAGCAGTAGAAGGAGTGTCTTGTCAGGCTGCAGGAGATCTGTCACTCCCAACGTTTTGCATTGGTGTTTGCTTCTGGGCAAGACCCTCCTCATCTTGGGGCctcttttcctcatctctacTTCATCTGCCTGAAGGCAAAAGGGCAGAACCATGACCTTTAGAAACACCTTTAAGTTGCAGGATTCTGCTGCACACTCTGTCCAGTGAGCAGATAGGGCAGAGTGAGCAGGCATTGGTGGAGGAGAAGTGCAAGAGATTTGAGGTCAGTGTTTGGACAGAATTTATATGCCATTCTGGAAGTTTATTGTAGGATCACAAAGTGAGGAAGACCTCAAGATTTCAACTTTTCAGATCTCCCCACGCCTCCACCTCCCATCTTCAGGCAGGGCATCTGTATCACCATAACCAGCAAGCTGAGGGATTGGGCGGTGCGGTGGAAAGGGTTCTGGGTCTCAGTTCTGGCTGCTTTTctttctagctatgtgacctttggACAAATCTGCTGACCTCTCTGAGTCCCCACTTTCCTCACCTCAAAATGGGTTATGTGAGAGTCAGATGGGATAATAGGAGTGCAACGTTTTAAAGTGAGGGATCATGAAAGTCATTTGCAATTTGGAGGAGGGAAGTTCACACCTTCCATTGTATGCAACAGAACCAATCTTTTCTGAGAACATAGGCCTGTCCTCCCAGCACTCCTGTGACTTGGGTAGTATTCATGTCCATCTTAGAGGTGAAACAGCTGAAGTCCAGATAATTTATATGACTGGCTGGAACTTGACCTCACTGTGATAGAACTTCAAAATATTCTGGTTCCATGATGCCACGCTGGTTCTGCCTTTCTGCTATTTTCAGTGGGGCTTGCTGGAGAATACTTTCCTATGTATTTATAAGTTTAAATTCAACCAGTAAATGACCTATTAAAGTTTTCTGCCAAACAAGTTTCTGGGAAAAAGAGGAGCTCTTGAATAGTCTATTTTTATCTCTAGATTGAGCTACTTTTTACTTGAACACAGAGTGTTGgtggaagaaacttttttttttttcaccacttaAGCATCCCTAGGACCCAAGTCCACCCTGACACTTTGAGTGGCAAAGCATCTTGTACCTcgttcctttattcctttttcctcttcaagTTCCCACAAGCAGATGATACCAGCTCTGTTCTAGTGACACAGGGAGGATCATTATCATCTAATGTCTGTTTAGTTCTATGTACACATCACTGCATCCCTAGTGGACAGTGTACTGCTGGGCACAGAATATAAAGGCAGATCCTTTAGAAATCTTTGTTGCACATTTCCAGCTGAGAACAAAGGCTACACAATTTTAGGCACATCATACAAACTTTTATAtcttaccattttaaaatatctttaaacctGACTTGGAGGATCTAAGTGGATTAGTTTCGCTGAGCTATATAAATACTTTTCAGATCCATGGCTCTGTATTTTCCACAGTACGTGCTATTATAAAGCTGGCGTCTGGACCCTTATAACAATCCCTTCCAAGTGCAAACTTATTACTTTGAGAATCATCTTCCCATATATTTTCTCGATTAATCCATATTTAGCCTCTTGGCTAGTCCAGTGTTTTCTCTGCTCTGAGATGCAGGTGGGGCATCTGCTGGACTTCTTCTCTTCTGAAACCCTCCTTAGTTTTCTGAAATTTAGTGGTGGTTTTGGGGAGGTTAATAAAATCCCAAAGAGCAAACAATCTCATGGTCTTTCTCCTTCAGCTTTGGAATGTGTGAATTAGATGTCCAGGTGTGTTTACTATTGACTGACATAAAAATGAAGCCGTGGGTCCTGAGCAGACATGACTCATGTGGGGGAAAGATAACCTAGAGTTAGTGGTCCACCAGGAAGTGTCTGGAAGTGAAATATTTCTGTGCCCAATCAACAATTAGAtaacagggtttccctggtggcgcagtggttaagaatccgcctgccaatgcaggggacatgggttcgagccctggtcctggaagatcccatgttccgtggagcaactaagcccgtgtgccacaactactgagcctgcgctctagagcccacgagccacaactactgagcccatgtgccacaagtactgaagcccgcatgccctagagctcgtgctccacaacaagagaagccaccgcagtgagaagcccgtgcaccgcaacaaagaggagcccccgcttgccacaactagacaaagcccgcgcacagcaacgaggacccaacacagccaaaaataaaaataaataataaataaatttatttaaaaaaaaagcaacaattgGATAACAGAGCACTGAGAATGTGAAATGCTGACATTGATCAGTACTGTGGCATTAATGATGCCATTAAGGATCCCCTTTCTTCCTGTGCATCCTTAAAACCCAGCAATTTCAACTATTTTGTGGGCTTCAAAGACAGGAAACTGCTGCTTCAGTGTTCCATTCATATTTCCCCAGCAACTTAGTTTATCTAAATTGCCTAGGACTAAATATTTTCCTCTGAGGCCACACTGATCCAGGGTTCTTCTCCCTGCCTAGAGATTTTGTGCAGCCACTGTTGGTTTTCTTTAACCATAATTATTAGGAAGCAGATTGGCTGTTCTATCTAGAATTATCAATTATTTTGGAGCAGTTCAGGAGTTTAGACAAGGTATCACAAGGCAAGTTGGAACTCTTCTTGGAGAGAACAAATTTTCCAGCTCCTCTGAAGATCAGCAAACACTTGGCAACCttgattttctttaacattttcctttGCCTATTGAAAAATGGAGGTACCTGATGTTCAGAAGGATGACATTAATGTGCATGGTGGGTTAGGAGACCCTCCATGCTTCTCACTGTCTCTCAAAATGCAGTCCCAGGTCACTATCTTAGAATTTGGGTTTATGAAGATTTCAGGAACTGGCTACAGTAGCAAAGAACTTGAGACCCCCCCTGAGCTTTCCATTTTCGCCCTTGAGCATCTGCCTTTCTTCGTCATCCACAGATGGGTCTGATTTAGGCTGACCCACTGTTCGTGCACTGTCTTTCCAGAACCCATTTGGCAAAGTCCTCTGGCAGCACTGTTATTGGTCTGAGGCTGATAGGGCTGATCATTCCGATGATCCTGGCTTTGGGCAAACAGgtgattttattttgtcttgattTATTCATCGATATCTCTTTCCAAAAGAGACTTAAAGTGGCTTATAAAAATGCATGACATGcagcaagataaaataaataaaaaatgaggagTGAGACTTGGACAAAGGGAAAGTACAGGTAGGAAATGATGAGGAGCCAGGAACAAGGTTGTTTCACGTGACTTTTGTCTTGACACTCAAACCCGTGCTGGAGGTGATGGTTCCTTGGTGGCTGCACACTCTTGATTAGAGTTTGATTCTGATGGTAGCCCTGTGCACCTCTTCTACCCTCCCATCCCTGCAGGTGAGACAAGACCAATAAAGATGATACTGCAAAAAGGAGAACATGTGCAATGTTTTCAGAACCGGGGTTATTTTCCAAAATCTATATTTAACTTATGTTTACTCTCCTCTTTGCCAAAACACAGAGAGTAATGTATATAAAGCCTTGAAAAATTTCTGGTACTCACTAGATGTTAACTCATTATTATCATACTCGTGAAAAATGGGATAGCTGTTGGGAGCATGGCCTTGGAGTCCAACAGACCTTGGTTCTAATTCCAGCCTGGTGGTTTACCTACCACCAAATTACAAATTAAGTAATTTGATTAACCAAATTACTTAATGTCTGCAAGCCTCTATTTTCCAGTCTATAAATAAGGATAATAACAATATCTGGCGTTGGGGGATTGTGAAAAGTCAATGAGGCAGTTTATGTAAAATGCCTAGAACAGTATCTCACCCAAAGGGAGTGCTGTTTTAATGCCATTcttcattattgttattaatacaTGCCCTTTCCCTCTCTCATGGGACTTTTAAGAAGAGATGAGAACCATCACGTTGTAGAACAAGATGCAATGTTTGAGGTTAGTGAGTGCAGCCTTCTCATGTGAGGACACGGACCCGGAGATGGGAAAATAGTTGCTTGAGTTTACATAGTACATCAGTGGCAGACAGCAGATGTAACTTCAGGCCTCCAGATGCTGTTTCCAGCCTTCCTACCATATACTCTCCCTGGCTCATCATAATCAGCGGCCCCTCCCCGACCATGACACTCTGCTCCAAAGGAGACTAGTCCCCCTCCCTCAGAGGAGATCTAAAAGTGTCTCTTAGGGGAGTGGTGGGATGAGGTGGTTCTCCCGACTTGTGCATCTCTAGCTGGGGTTGCCTGGAGCTCGGCTAGTGTCTCACTTCCTGGGTCAGAGTCATGAGCCATATGTCGGTTCATGGAAGCACAATGAATTTAGAGCCAGGAGTCCCGGTGTGGTCTTGGGACAGTTGGTTTAACCGTTTGAGCCTCattggactcagtaacaaaatGGGCATCACTGAAATTTCTGAATGtcagaacaaactagtggttgaaAACTCATTTTTGTAACAGTTACATGTATTGAGTATTTACCCTGTACTAAGCACAGCTTGTATTTCCATGAGTTATCTCTTTACCTCCCATAGCACAGCACTACTGTTATTGCTGTTGCATGGGTATTTAGTCTAAGATGCTAGAGATCaagtaccttgcccaaggtcatacaaacAGAAATGACTGAGTTTGGAACAAGCTGTGTCTTCAGGGCCCATTTTCTTAGCCACTGTGCTATATTGTTGGGATTCCAGTCTTACCTTTACGCTGAGTGATGGTAGGCTGATTACTGAGCCTCTAATGCCTTAGGGACTTCTCTCTGTATTAGGAGGTTGACACTTCTGAACAAAGTTGCCTTGAGAGTGTTTCACAAGGACCAGAAGAACTCTGTAGGTTGTGTAATGGAAGTGGAGTGGTCCATTGCTGGTGTCTTCATTTTCTATTGTTTGTGGATAAATGATGTGTGCAAATAAGCACGAATAGTTACCCGATCCCTATCATATCTGCTGAAATATCACCTTTTCAATGAACCTTCCCTGATGATCTTATTTAATACCCCTCTCCATACTTTGGATCTCCcaaagctctgtgtgtgtgtgtgtgtgtgtgtgtgtgtgtgattcataGCACTTATCTTCTATCATggtaaaaaatatacttttttttttttttaaaaacacatattttgtatatgCCTTGCTCTTCTGCTAGAATGACCACACCACAAGGGAAAGAtcattgtttgtgttttgttccAAGCAACCAGAAGAGTGCCTAATGCATTGTAAGTTCTCAGCAGATTCTtattgaataattaaatgaacatagtctctctctctctttttctccccctttggTCAAGATGATTTGTGTGAATTCCAAGAACACAGCGAGTTATTGTTTTGGTTGAAAGTCAGTATTATATTGGGCCCTAAGGTAAAAAAAAACtcctaaatatttacattatcaGGAATTCAGTGGGGGAGGGGTAAACACCAGATGTTGACGTTTATTTCATCATTAGATCAGGTTTTGCCAAACATTGGTGaaagtttcattttcttatttatctaaAATCCTGTGAGATCTTTCTCaaattcagtttttgtttcaagGATGGAAGGAGGACAAAAAGAATCACCTTTGAAGTCCACATTCAGTATTTCCATTACCTCAACGAATCAGCATCCAAAGGTACCGAGACAAGATTGTCTAAATATCTGGCAAGAACTTCATCTCTATTAGAATTCTAAACTCGATGTGATGGCTTTGTCTCTTAAGGAGCTTTGTAGGCTAATTCTGGAATGGCTTGATTCATGATTCTTACTGACTGATAATGatctggcattttaaaataatgggacTGTTCCTCTGGAATAAGTGAACCTGGAAACCAGGCCATGTTGCttggcagaaagagagaagaagaagacacTTGGCAGGCAACAGGCTGTAGAAGTTCCAGCAGTGCTTGCTCTTCACAGCTGTCTTGTATCCACTGTCTTGTATCCAAGCCCATTGGGTTCACGTGCACATCAAAACAACCACAAAGAAAGAGTTGATATTGGGACTCCAGGGGGCTGTGGACTTGGAGATAAGAAGATTCCAGAGTATGCATGAACCTAGAAGCATGTTACATTATTgcagaatttagaaaaaaataattctaagtgTGTGAGTTGGACCAAGTGTTAGGTACAGTATATAAGTGATGTCCTTCACAGTAATATTGTGACTTTGGCATTGACATTCTCATTAAGCCAACaaggagactgaggttcagaaagttgaattaacttgcccaaggtctcaagGGATGGGAACCTTGGTCTGATATCAAAGCCCATGTCCTTAGTACTATACCACTAGGTTTTCTCCAACAAAGTGGTATTTTCTGGTTTTTCAGTGAGACTGATGAAGGTTTTCAATTTGCCACCTGTAAGAAGTTAGAAAATGTCTAAGGATCTGAGTTCTAGCTCTGGCTTTGCCTCTTTACTATGAAATCATGCACCAGTCACTTTACCTCTTTGACCCTCCTATTCTTCTCTCAAAAGTGGGATTAACAATATGCGCTTCCAAGGATCTCTgaaagatcaaatgaaataaagtttgtaaaaaatgtaaaatgagttACAAATCTTAAAGGTTATTATCATTACTGAAAATGATCAAATCAAGCCATGCTCACCTTATTTCATCttcaatgaaatttaatttttttatttcagcgGGCAATTTAGGATTCATGGCAGAAAATGGCACTGTGGTGACAGAATTCATTTTGATGGGGCTCCAGCTGTGGGCAGAGCTGCAGATGGGTCTCTTCTTTGTGTTTCTGGTCCTTTATCTCATCCCCATAGGAGGTAACCTGGGGATGATAGCGCTGATTCAGAGTGACCGTCGCCTCCAGACCTCCATGTACTTCTTCCTCAGCCACCTTCCCTTCTTGGACATTTGCTACTCTTCTATTATTGTCCCTCAGTTGCTGGAGACCTTGGGTACTGATCAGATGATCATCACCTTTGAGCACTGTACCATCCAGTTCTTCTTTGTCACACTCTGTGCTAGTACTGAATGTTTCCTTTTGGCGGTGATGACCTATGACCTCTGTGTGGCCGTGAGTAACCCTCTCCTCTATGCCACTGCCATGACACCTCAGACCCACCTGGGGTTGGTGGCTAGGGCGTATGGTGGTGCCATGGTCAATTCTGTGATCCGCACTGGGTGTaccttctccatctccttctgTAAGTCCAACCGTAtggatttcttcttttgtgacctCCCATCTCTGCTGAAGCTTGCCTGTAGTGAGACCAGATCACGAGAACGGGTGATCTACCTCTTAGCTTTCTTGGTCATTACAACCAGCGTTTCAGTGATTTTTATATCCTACCTGTTCATCATTCGGACTATTCTGAAGATTCGTTCAGCTGGTGGCAAAGCCAAGACTTTCTCTATCTGTGCTTCTCACATAATGGCAGTGGCTCTTTTCTTTGGGACACTGATATTCATATACCTGAAAGATAACATGGGAAAATCCCTTGGGGAGGACAAGATTGTGTCAGTATTTTACACTGTGGTCATCCCTATGCTGAACCCAATGATCTACAGCCTGAGGAACAAGGAAGTGAAGGAGGCTCTGAAGAGAGTTCTCAACAGGATGAGGGTTTCCCAAGTAGAGTAAGACTTGAGCTCCATCAATTCAGAAGTTCCTGCAAATCATCCTTTGGGCTTTTGGCTTGTCCTCTTAACACAGGAACCAGATCTCATAATTACAAAAACATACTGAGGCAAAAAAATGTAGATTTAGTTTCCAGGAACTTCTTTATTAGCTCTATGACTTTGAGCCAGATATTCCCTTCCTCAGTTATCACATCAGTAAAAATTGCCTTGCTATAATTAAAGCCAGGATCAAGAGAGATGGAATGGCAAAGGGTTTTATAAGTAATAACAtgctataaaatgtaaaatttatttttctgacctGTCCTGGATATTGTTTAGTGTTTTCTCagctacatatttttttcccactaagCTAATGTTTGTACCTTGACTAATTACAAAACAATAGCTTATTGCTTACATAGTAAGGACAATCACCTTCTTTGGTTGTGGGTAGTAGGGTGGAAATCAGCCTGGACCAAAGAAAACTTTCCTCAACATTCAATCGTATATAATTTAGGTATTTGTCATGGAAAATACAAGTAgctaaagagaggaagaaaaaatagaggaaaaggagATGTGAACTAGGAAATGTTCAAGTAGAAAAAGTTAGTTTATTTCCCGAGATAATGTAGAGGACCAAGACACTGTAGAATGAAAGAAAGGTATAATGATTTACATTAATTATTGAAAACAGTTTGATCTTGACGTAGAGCTGAGGTGAGCCCGATATATAACTTTTGAAATATATCTTGATCACCAAAGGTCAGAATCTCTGTTTAATTTCTGAAGCATTGTTCATGGACCATCTGCCTCAGTTAACTCaagttattttctattcttcagtAATGAAAACCACTATCTACTTCCATCTCCTGTAGGACATTTACTTTATCTGAAGACAGATGACTATGAATCTGACCTCCACCTTTTAATGACCTTCACATCTGCTAGAAATATTACTTGGGAAACAACTCCATGGAGATTCCACAATCTTATTcatcaattcagcaaatatttactgatgatCAACTATGTATCAGAAATAACACTAGGCTCAGGAATATAGTAATAAGTAAGATAGACACGGTTCCTCCTTTATGGAGATTAGAACCTGTGGCATAGACAGATATTGAACGATTACATAGCTAATTGATTTTTTGGTATGATTTTGGAAAGTGGAAGAAAAGAAGCAGCACAGGGTATTGTTATCCTGTATGGTAGGGTGCTGACCTAGTTTGGTGTGGTCAGGAAAGCCTTCCTT is part of the Balaenoptera musculus isolate JJ_BM4_2016_0621 chromosome 8, mBalMus1.pri.v3, whole genome shotgun sequence genome and encodes:
- the LOC118899588 gene encoding olfactory receptor 9I1-like, giving the protein MAENGTVVTEFILMGLQLWAELQMGLFFVFLVLYLIPIGGNLGMIALIQSDRRLQTSMYFFLSHLPFLDICYSSIIVPQLLETLGTDQMIITFEHCTIQFFFVTLCASTECFLLAVMTYDLCVAVSNPLLYATAMTPQTHLGLVARAYGGAMVNSVIRTGCTFSISFCKSNRMDFFFCDLPSLLKLACSETRSRERVIYLLAFLVITTSVSVIFISYLFIIRTILKIRSAGGKAKTFSICASHIMAVALFFGTLIFIYLKDNMGKSLGEDKIVSVFYTVVIPMLNPMIYSLRNKEVKEALKRVLNRMRVSQVE